The Pygocentrus nattereri isolate fPygNat1 chromosome 4, fPygNat1.pri, whole genome shotgun sequence genome includes a window with the following:
- the lats1 gene encoding serine/threonine-protein kinase LATS1 isoform X2 translates to MKRGEKPEGYRQMRPKTFPASNYSGNSQQMLQEIRESLRNLSRPTDAAKVETGGGKSLPEDLRQQSRSTNPKNPYHKALQEIRKSLLPFANEPTCSGRTPEVNTQMLQELLAAGFEEEMVISALKHTNNRSVGAAIEYISKMSYQDPVREQMAAAAARPANAAIKATGPSHIQQPVLRRPSWKGSKESLAPQWHGALMADGIMYRSNSPGPQADLPRPSTYPQSHAPGVSSQRVNPPLPPQVRSVTPPPSSWESNPTTKRYSGNMDYLGPRISPVPQGPWPDGFSTPPAQAQRGISPVPVGRQPIIMQGSGGNKFSFPPAWPQNGSAQADYMSMAGGGRQPPPPYPLGQANRHSPTAQQMQAGGPAPSPPYSNGGNLPPSMLVPNRNSHNLDMYLGVLPQPRPSQQQPGSSPGNSSNQEVPPPSWPQSIPARSNSFTNTPTGGRQGPLAPSSQPSATTVTAITQAPILQPVKSMRVQKPELHTAVAPTHPPWLQQQQQQPPPPPSSYQEASVPGPAVPQIPAVSEVPSYQGPPPPYPKHLLQQQQQQLSAPCPAYESNPNGRKEDEGGEDDADNASTCSSERAEGSETSVSTEREKKQITTSPVPVRKNKRDEERRGEGRVQLYSPQAFKFFMEQHVENILKNHQQRIRRKKQLESEMQRWEVLLHCGIFLFSLPFSVAAGFQGIKVSPGS, encoded by the exons ATGAAGAGAGGCGAGAAACCCGAAGGATACAGGCAGATGCGGCCCAAGACGTTTCCCGCAAGCAACTACAGTGGCAACAGTCAGCAGATGTTGCAGGAGATCCGGGAGAGCCTGCGAAACCTCTCCCGGCCCACTGATGCTGCCAAAGTGGAAACGGGTGGCGGCAAGAGCCTGCCGGAGGACCTGCGGCAGCAAAGCCGCAGCACCAACCCCAAAAACCCATACCACAAAGCCCTGCAGGAGATTCGCAAATCATTGCTACCATTTGCCAACGAGCCCACCTGCAGTGGTCGCACACCTGAGGTCAACACACAGATGCTTCAGGAGCTGTTGGCTGCAGGCTTTGAAGAG gAGATGGTGATCTCTGCTCTGAAGCATACCAACAATCGCAGTGTGGGGGCAGCTATAGAATACATCAGTAAGATGAGCTACCAGGACCCGGTGAGAGAGCAGATGGCAGCTGCAGCAGCGCGTCCAGCTAACGCAGCCATCAAAGCAACTG GGCCCTCTCACATCCAACAGCCCGTTTTGCGGAGGCCAAGCTGGAAAGGCTCCAAGGAATCTCTGGCTCCACAGTGGCACGGCGCTCTGATGGCCGATGGCATCATGTACCGCTCAAACAGCCCTGGCCCTCAGGCTGACTTACCCCGTCCTTCCACCTACCCCCAGAGCCATGCGCCTGGGGTTAGCAGTCAGCGGGTGAACCCTCCCCTTCCTCCTCAAGTGCGTAGCGTCACCCCTCCCCCTTCCtcctgggaatcgaaccccacCACCAAGCGCTATTCTGGAAACATGGACTACCTTGGGCCACGTATTTCTCCAGTCCCACAGGGGCCATGGCCTGATGGTTTCTCGACCCCCCCAGCCCAGGCACAGAGGGGCATCAGCCCGGTGCCTGTGGGCCGCCAGCCCATCATCATGCAGGGCTCCGGGGGGAACAAGTTCAGCTTTCCCCCTGCCTGGCCCCAGAATGGCTCAGCACAGGCAGATTACATGAGCATGGCTGGTGGCGGCAGGCAGCCTCCTCCTCCATACCCACTTGGTCAAGCGAACAGACACAGTCCCACAGCCCAGCAGATGCAGGCTGGCGGCCCTGCGCCTTCTCCACCCTACTCCAACGGAGGCAACCTGCCTCCATCCATGCTGGTGCCCAACCGTAACAGCCATAACTTGGACATGTACCTTGGGGTACTGCCCCAGCCCAGGCCTTCACAACAGCAGCCTGGCTCTTCCCCTGGAAACAGCAGTAACCAGGAAGTGCCTCCCCCTTCTTGGCCTCAAAGCATCCCAGCACGCTCCAACTCATTCACTAACACTCCAACGGGTGGACGGCAGGGTCCGCTTGCTCCCAGCTCCCAGCCCTCCGCTACTACCGTCACTGCCATCACACAGGCACCTATTCTGCAGCCGGTGAAGAGTATGCGGGTACAAAAACCTGAACTTCACACAGCTGTGGCCCCAACTCACCCACCATGGctccagcaacaacagcagcagccaccACCTCCTCCCTCTTCCTATCAGGAGGCTTCTGTGCCTGGACCTGCAGTGCCCCAGATACCAGCTGTATCCGAGGTTCCGAGCTACCAGGGTCCTCCACCTCCTTACCCCAAGCACCtcttgcagcagcagcagcagcagctatCTGCTCCATGTCCAGCTTACGAGTCCAACCCCAACGGCAGGAAAGAAGATGAAGGTGGTGAGGATGACGCGGACAATGCCAGCACCTGCTCCAGTGAGCGTGCTGAGGGCTCTGAGACGTCCGTGAGCACAGAGCGGGAGAAGAAGCAGATCACTACATCTCCGGTACCGGTGCGGAAGAACAAACGTGACGAAGAACGTCGAGGAGAAGGCAGGGTGCAGCTGTATTCACCGCAGGCCTTTAAGTTTTTCATGGAACAGCACGTGGAGAACATCTTGAAGAATCACCAGCAAAGAATCCGGCGCAAGAAACAGCTGGAGAGTGAGATGCAACGG TGGGAGGTTCTCCTCCACTGtggtatttttcttttctctcttcctttctctgtggCAGCTGGTTTTCAGGGTATAAAGGTTTCTCCTGGCAGCTGA
- the nup43 gene encoding nucleoporin Nup43 encodes MECINAKYVSQKISKTRWRPVPAASLQQPRSFATGSWDNEANQVCVWTVGETGMVGEDDELEGDPQLLCECKHGGDVLDMQFLDQDRLVTASSTGAVTIYKLHADNQTLSVAHAWDAAHHYQRASAPCTGVVCSSPDVVSVGEDGRVILYKADQRGVVRVIENADSSTIHAVTFLQTTKVLTVNSIGQLKLWDFRQQGSEPAQILSLTGDRVPLHCVDRHPNQQHIVATGGQDGMLCIWDVRQGNMPFSLMEAHSAEMWEVHFHPSNPDHLFTCSEDGSLLHWETSSGSDTPSFLQGRNTSVMSRSAAAPAGGNQSLISAWLNGDSSKGRLETTHMLPSQTLSVNSLDVLGQCLVCGTDGEAVYINRRVPV; translated from the exons ATGGAGTGCATTAACGCGAAGTACGTGTCTCAGAAGATCAGTAAGACGCGCTGGAGGCCTGTGCCGGCGGCGTCCCTGCAGCAGCCCCGCTCATTCGCCACCGGCTCCTGGGACAACGAG GCTAATCAGGTTTGCGTCTGGACTGTGGGGGAGACTGGAATGGTTGGTGAAGACGATGAGCTGGAGGGAGATCCACAGTTGCTGTGCGAGTGTAAACACGGAGGAGACGTTCTGGACATGCAG TTTCTGGATCAAGACAGGCTAGTCACAGCATCTTCAACAGGAGCAGTGACTATCTATAAACTTCATGCCGACAACCAG ACTCTGTCTGTGGCTCACGCGTGGGACGCAGCGCATCATTACCAGCGTGCCAGCGCCCCGTGCACAGGAGTCGTGTGCAGTAGTCCAGATGTGGTGTCAGTGGGTGAAGACGGGCGAGTTATTCTGTATAAAGCTGACCAGAGAGGAGTCGTGCGCGTCATCG AAAATGCAGACAGCAGCACAATCCACGCAGTGACTTTTCTTCAGACGACTAAAGTGCTGACAGTAAACTCCATTGGGCAGTTGAAGCTCTGGGACTTCAGGCAGCAGGGCAGCGAGCCTGCACAGATCCTCTCACT CACTGGGGACAGAGTGCCCCTTCATTGCGTGGACAGACACCCGAACCAGCAGCATATAGTGGCCACTGGAGGCCAGGATGGCATGCTGTGTATCTGGGACGTGAGGCAGGGCAACATGCCCTTCTCTCTCATGGAGGCCCATTCTGCTGAAA TGTGGGAGGTTCATTTTCACCCGTCAAACCCTGACCACTTGTTCACTTGTTCGGAAGACGGCTCTCTGCTGCACTGGGAGACCTCCTCTGGGTCAGACACACCCTCATTCCTGCAGG GGCGCAACACCAGCGTTATGTCCCGAAGCGCCGCAGCTCCAGCGGGCGGAAACCAGTCCCTTATCAGTGCCTGGCTCAATGGAGACTCCAGCAAGGGCAGGCTGGAGACCACTCATATGCTGCCCAGCCAGACACTGTCCGTCAACAGTCTGGATGTGCTTGGACAGTGCTTAGTGTGTGGCACTGACGGAGAGGCGGTTTACATAAACAGACGTGTCCCTGTGTGA
- the lats1 gene encoding serine/threonine-protein kinase LATS1 isoform X1: MKRGEKPEGYRQMRPKTFPASNYSGNSQQMLQEIRESLRNLSRPTDAAKVETGGGKSLPEDLRQQSRSTNPKNPYHKALQEIRKSLLPFANEPTCSGRTPEVNTQMLQELLAAGFEEEMVISALKHTNNRSVGAAIEYISKMSYQDPVREQMAAAAARPANAAIKATGPSHIQQPVLRRPSWKGSKESLAPQWHGALMADGIMYRSNSPGPQADLPRPSTYPQSHAPGVSSQRVNPPLPPQVRSVTPPPSSWESNPTTKRYSGNMDYLGPRISPVPQGPWPDGFSTPPAQAQRGISPVPVGRQPIIMQGSGGNKFSFPPAWPQNGSAQADYMSMAGGGRQPPPPYPLGQANRHSPTAQQMQAGGPAPSPPYSNGGNLPPSMLVPNRNSHNLDMYLGVLPQPRPSQQQPGSSPGNSSNQEVPPPSWPQSIPARSNSFTNTPTGGRQGPLAPSSQPSATTVTAITQAPILQPVKSMRVQKPELHTAVAPTHPPWLQQQQQQPPPPPSSYQEASVPGPAVPQIPAVSEVPSYQGPPPPYPKHLLQQQQQQLSAPCPAYESNPNGRKEDEGGEDDADNASTCSSERAEGSETSVSTEREKKQITTSPVPVRKNKRDEERRGEGRVQLYSPQAFKFFMEQHVENILKNHQQRIRRKKQLESEMQRVGLSEDAQEQMRMMLSQKESNYIRLKRAKMDKCMFEKIKTLGVGAFGEVCLARKVDTGALYAMKTLRKKDVLLRNQVAHVKAERDILAEADNEWVVKLYYSFQDKDNLYFVMDYIPGGDMMSLLIRLGIFGEELAQFYIAELTCAVESVHKMGFIHRDIKPDNILIDRDGHIKLTDFGLCTGFRWTHDSKYYQSGDHVRQDSMDFSKEWEDPANCRCGDRLKPLERRAARQHQRCLAHSLVGTPNYIAPEVLLRTGYTQLCDWWSVGVILYEMLVGQPPFLATTPLETQMKVINWQTTLHIPPQAKLSPEASDLIVKLCRGPEDRLGKNGADEIKAHPFFKTIDFSIDLRQQPAPYIPKITHCTDTSNFDPVDPDKLWSDDDGNHNDTLNGWFKNGKHPEHAFYEFTFRRFFDDNGHPYSCPKPIDEGYDEQGEEPENPIQGQGRDLVYV; the protein is encoded by the exons ATGAAGAGAGGCGAGAAACCCGAAGGATACAGGCAGATGCGGCCCAAGACGTTTCCCGCAAGCAACTACAGTGGCAACAGTCAGCAGATGTTGCAGGAGATCCGGGAGAGCCTGCGAAACCTCTCCCGGCCCACTGATGCTGCCAAAGTGGAAACGGGTGGCGGCAAGAGCCTGCCGGAGGACCTGCGGCAGCAAAGCCGCAGCACCAACCCCAAAAACCCATACCACAAAGCCCTGCAGGAGATTCGCAAATCATTGCTACCATTTGCCAACGAGCCCACCTGCAGTGGTCGCACACCTGAGGTCAACACACAGATGCTTCAGGAGCTGTTGGCTGCAGGCTTTGAAGAG gAGATGGTGATCTCTGCTCTGAAGCATACCAACAATCGCAGTGTGGGGGCAGCTATAGAATACATCAGTAAGATGAGCTACCAGGACCCGGTGAGAGAGCAGATGGCAGCTGCAGCAGCGCGTCCAGCTAACGCAGCCATCAAAGCAACTG GGCCCTCTCACATCCAACAGCCCGTTTTGCGGAGGCCAAGCTGGAAAGGCTCCAAGGAATCTCTGGCTCCACAGTGGCACGGCGCTCTGATGGCCGATGGCATCATGTACCGCTCAAACAGCCCTGGCCCTCAGGCTGACTTACCCCGTCCTTCCACCTACCCCCAGAGCCATGCGCCTGGGGTTAGCAGTCAGCGGGTGAACCCTCCCCTTCCTCCTCAAGTGCGTAGCGTCACCCCTCCCCCTTCCtcctgggaatcgaaccccacCACCAAGCGCTATTCTGGAAACATGGACTACCTTGGGCCACGTATTTCTCCAGTCCCACAGGGGCCATGGCCTGATGGTTTCTCGACCCCCCCAGCCCAGGCACAGAGGGGCATCAGCCCGGTGCCTGTGGGCCGCCAGCCCATCATCATGCAGGGCTCCGGGGGGAACAAGTTCAGCTTTCCCCCTGCCTGGCCCCAGAATGGCTCAGCACAGGCAGATTACATGAGCATGGCTGGTGGCGGCAGGCAGCCTCCTCCTCCATACCCACTTGGTCAAGCGAACAGACACAGTCCCACAGCCCAGCAGATGCAGGCTGGCGGCCCTGCGCCTTCTCCACCCTACTCCAACGGAGGCAACCTGCCTCCATCCATGCTGGTGCCCAACCGTAACAGCCATAACTTGGACATGTACCTTGGGGTACTGCCCCAGCCCAGGCCTTCACAACAGCAGCCTGGCTCTTCCCCTGGAAACAGCAGTAACCAGGAAGTGCCTCCCCCTTCTTGGCCTCAAAGCATCCCAGCACGCTCCAACTCATTCACTAACACTCCAACGGGTGGACGGCAGGGTCCGCTTGCTCCCAGCTCCCAGCCCTCCGCTACTACCGTCACTGCCATCACACAGGCACCTATTCTGCAGCCGGTGAAGAGTATGCGGGTACAAAAACCTGAACTTCACACAGCTGTGGCCCCAACTCACCCACCATGGctccagcaacaacagcagcagccaccACCTCCTCCCTCTTCCTATCAGGAGGCTTCTGTGCCTGGACCTGCAGTGCCCCAGATACCAGCTGTATCCGAGGTTCCGAGCTACCAGGGTCCTCCACCTCCTTACCCCAAGCACCtcttgcagcagcagcagcagcagctatCTGCTCCATGTCCAGCTTACGAGTCCAACCCCAACGGCAGGAAAGAAGATGAAGGTGGTGAGGATGACGCGGACAATGCCAGCACCTGCTCCAGTGAGCGTGCTGAGGGCTCTGAGACGTCCGTGAGCACAGAGCGGGAGAAGAAGCAGATCACTACATCTCCGGTACCGGTGCGGAAGAACAAACGTGACGAAGAACGTCGAGGAGAAGGCAGGGTGCAGCTGTATTCACCGCAGGCCTTTAAGTTTTTCATGGAACAGCACGTGGAGAACATCTTGAAGAATCACCAGCAAAGAATCCGGCGCAAGAAACAGCTGGAGAGTGAGATGCAACGG GTGGGTCTGTCTGAGGACGCCCAGGAGCAGATGCGCATGATGCTCTCTCAGAAGGAGTCCAACTACATCCGCCTCAAACGTGCCAAGATGGACAAGTGTATGTTTGAGAAGATAAAGACATTGGGCGTGGGGGCATTTGGCGAGGTCTGTCTGGCACGGAAAGTGGATACTGGTGCACTCTACGCTATGAAAACCTTGCGTAAGAAGGATGTGCTTCTGAGGAACCAGGTGGCCCATGTGAAAGCCGAGAGGGACATCTTGGCTGAAGCAGACAACGAATGGGTGGTCAAGCTCTACTACTCATTCCAGGACAAGGACAACCTATACTTTGTCATGGACTACATCCCTGGTGGCGACATGATGAGCTTGTTAATCCGGCTGGGCATCTTTGGTGAGGAGCTGGCGCAGTTTTACATTGCTGAGCTTACCTGCGCTGTAGAGAGCGTACACAAGATGGGCTTCATCCACCGTGACATCAAGCCAGACAACATCCTAATAGACCGTGACGGGCACATTAAGCTCACTGACTTTGGCTTGTGCACAGGGTTCCGCTGGACACATGACTCCAAGTACTACCAGAGTG GTGATCATGTGCGACAGGACAGTATGGATTTCAGTAAGGAGTGGGAAGATCCTGCAAACTGTCGCTGTGGTGATCGTCTCAAGCCACTGGAACGGCGGGCTGCTAGGCAACACCAGCGCTGCCTGGCCCACTCACTAGTGGGCACGCCCAACTACATCGCTCCAGAGGTGTTGCTGCGGACAG GCTACACACAGCTGTGTGACTGGTGGAGCGTGGGGGTGATTCTGTATGAGATGCTGGTTGGCCAGCCTCCTTTCCTGGCTACAACTCCACTGGAGACTCAGATGAAg gTTATAAACTGGCAGACAACGCTACACATCCCACCGCAGGCCAAGCTGAGTCCAGAGGCATCGGACCTGATCGTGAAGCTGTGCCGCGGGCCGGAGGACCGGCTGGGGAAGAACGGCGCGGACGAGATCAAAGCACACCCCTTCTTCAAAACCATCGACTTCTCCATCGACCTGCGGCAGCAGCCCGCACCCTACATCCCCAAAATCACGCACTGCACGGACACGTCAAACTTTGACCCCGTCGACCCAGATAAGCTCTGGAGCGATGACGATGGTAACCATAACGACACGTTGAATGGCTGGTTCAAGAACGGCAAGCACCCGGAGCACGCCTTCTACGAGTTCACCTTCCGACGCTTCTTCGACGACAACGGCCATCCATACAGCTGCCCCAAACCCATCGACGAGGGTTACGATGAGCAGGGGGAGGAGCCTGAAAACCCGATCCAGGGGCAGGGGCGGGACCTGGTCTACGTTTAG